Proteins from one Camelina sativa cultivar DH55 chromosome 8, Cs, whole genome shotgun sequence genomic window:
- the LOC104709635 gene encoding uncharacterized protein LOC104709635 — protein sequence MAEFQSCIDNCKLIELSGRGANHTWYNNQDSSPITRKLDRTLINEAWLSAHPQSNALFDTPGGSDHSPILVTTATDIERRKVPFKFYNLFTTHPDYPNLLDNAWSSPSVRGTSMYELCQRLKVVKVGYTELNRKNFSNIQARTAKAHEALIRKQAQILSTPS from the coding sequence ATGGCAGAATTTCAGAGCTGCATTGATAACTGCAAATTGATAGAGTTGAGTGGAAGAGGAGCGAATCACACTTGGTACAACAATCAGGATTCCAGTCCCATCACAAGGAAGTTGGATAGGACTCTAATCAATGAAGCTTGGCTGTCTGCTCATCCTCAATCTAACGCATTATTTGATACCCCGGGTGGATCTGATCACTCCCCAATACTAGTGACTACAGCCACTGATATTGAAAGAAGGAAAGTTCCATTCAAGTTCTATAATCTTTTCACAACACATCCGGACTATCCCAACTTACTTGACAATGCATGGTCTTCTCCATCTGTTCGAGGCACGTCAATGTATGAGCTTTGTCAGAGGCTTAAAGTGGTTAAAGTGGGTTATACGGAGCTAAACAGAAAGAACTTCAGTAACATTCAAGCCAGAACAGCGAAGGCCCATGAAGCACTAATTCGAAAACAGGCTCAAATCTTGTCAACTCCGTCTTAG